The DNA region aagcattactaaattaaactaagtgtttatcaaagtaattattttctaagttaaaatttacctaagttatttttggaaaaagcTAAGAACGTTTCAAAATTTAAGATtagctaaatttttttaactaagtaattttcaaagcttAAGTTTAACTAAGTCATTGTTAAAAAAAGCTATGTACTTGATAAAATGTTTTGCCTAAGTAGTTTTTCAAAGACATCACTTTATTAGCTAAGTAGGGTTAAAAGGCATTTCCTTtcaatacttaatttttttttgaaaaaagctAAGTCCTTTCAAAGATTTCTAAATTTGCTAAGTGCTTAATTATGCTATTtatctaaagattctttaaaACTAAGTACTTACCTATACTTTtcatcaaaatccttttaaaactaagtttttagaGCTATGTATTATTACAAGAAATTATTGTCAAAGCTTAAATTTAGTAAAATTTTGTTGATAAAGCTAAGTCTCTATGGAAATACTagtattttttgaaattattatcACAAATTcttatcctagtatttttcttaaactaagtttttgaaaactgcttagttttttttttttgatatatgacaaagagggagaaaaaagtgaaagttaagtaatTAAGGAGAGCTAAAATTAAGTGGTTAAGGGGGAGCTAACAAATTATTCCCTATTGAATGAATTGCCTAACTTAGTCTAAAtgttgcatttcttattattgcaTTTCTTTCATAAATTATTactatatattttacttaactttgaattatgttgccataataaaaaaaagaggagattgttggtgcgggaagcatcagacaatCAAACCTGGggtttgataatggcaaagggttcaaagttaaggttacttgtaatctaacaagtttgaatgagcttgcaggaaagtcctaagtattcttagacaaaagttctagctgcggtttgGCAGGTGgacaaccctagggggtggtaacgctAGGTCCTAGGgcgtagtaaccctaggtggaaagtcttggcaggtcgagcacttcgggcaaaatcctagagtcggagactctaggttgaaatcctagtggtcgcggaccgggtggaagtctggacgggtcgtggaacAGGCGTCCAACATGAAGACTAGAAGCAtcagcgctgagcaaaagtccagtcggtctggaggaccggtctggcaacagatgacttctcctgagaggagtaggtgaagatGTGTTCCCCTATGAGGGAATAATAGGTGTCAGCTCGATTTAGGGTTTTTTGGAGGAAATGTGAAGTCAGAACTAGACAATCCGAAGGCTGTCAAGTCATTGATTCAATTCAtatatttgtctaactctattttgtaggaagacTAATGATTATGCAGGTTGATGTTCgacttggatcggtcgaccgaacctctaagCAAACATAGTAGAGTTCTAGCGAGTGGACCAGGTTCGACTgagagatcagtcgaccgaacctagagaTCAGACGATCAAACTGGGGATAAGCGGTGACGTGGCCGAGCTGAGTTGATCAGACCAGATGTGTTGGGGATTAGTCAACCAAACAAAGAAAGTATATCCGAGCAGAAGAACTGGAAGGCAGACCGATTCAGgcgagatcgatcgaccgatcaggaggatcggtcgactgatcgacgatgggtcaaacctgatcccgagatcaaGGGATTTAGATCAGATCAAGcttagctataaaaggagggctcgACCAGGTGTTTTGACAACAATTCTTGAAGAACAACTTGAGCTCTTGAGCACACTCCGAAAACGTCTGTTGCTTCGACGACGATCAAGCTAGAAGTTCTATTTCTCCAAGTCGCTggtaataagtttaattttaagcaaTACTTGTAAGCTGcatatttgtacttgtactcaattttcgaatctatagtgattgcccaacgaaaacgatcaacgatcgcgggccctggagtaggagtcgccacaggctctgaacaaagtaaaagaaagcttgttagcgttgcttgtcttttcattatttattccgcTCCATATTCTGTGTGTTTTCCGAAATGAGTGAAAAAACAACgcgtgttattcaccccctctagaaCATCTACGATCCTACACAAATAAAAAGGCACATAACATTCATTATTGATCTCAAACACATACCAACATCAACGATAAAACTAAACAATACAAGGAAGTTTGATCAAATATATACAATCTTATATTTTCCTCTAAAAAAATCAAATCTCTCATCCATTCTTCTTTATCTCCATCTCGATGAATTTCCTCCATTGTTGTCCGTCTTGATATTTTATCAAACAactattagtaaaaaaaatagaaCCATCTTAAAATATACAAAATTCATATCTTTaatccaaaataaaaaaattcacttCACCACCGGGATGCACTGACACTCTTGTGATTAGAGTCGTCTTCCGATGAAGAATGGACAAAGTCAGTTCAATCCTCCAAAATCGATCATTTTCTTCCTCTCGTGCCCAACTTCTCCGACTCGTCGGGCTTTGCGTCTAACAATAACAAGAAACTCAAAAAAGAaactaaatattaaaaaaaatgcaaCGCATTGCCATGGAGATCAGGAAAAGAGAGTAAATAAAAGTTGAAATATAATGGGGAGGAAAGATTACTCCTAGTGTCCCTTTTAAAATCGACAGAGTTGACCACCGTAGTGGACTTGTTGTGTCTCTTTACGTTGTTGGGCGGAGGCAAAGAAATGAAGATGTACATTAGCTGTCGATGCTCCGACGATAAAAGAAACAGAGATGAAAGGGGAGGACtaagaaattaagttttaaaaaaaaataaaataaaaaagaagaggGGTAttatggaaaagaaaataaaataagatatgTGATTTGAAcaattctaaaaataagtatactTTTTACATAACATATCTAAAGTTTGCTATGTTATCGGGTAAGAGCATCCGCAATGCTTTTAACATGTGAACGTgttaaattttgtttttgtttttttgaaaTATATAGGTTTGAACGTATTAATGCTACGATACAATAAAAAGGTGTGCATATCGATATTAACATTCCACGTTTAATACGAATACAGGTGCTCTAAATCGTTAGAAAAAATTGAGATGTTTTTTTAACTTTTGCCTATTCAAAATTATCTATTGGATTtatttaaagaaaaaagaaattgtTTGATGCAGATATCATACATGTGGTTGAATGTGATTCCCTCCCTTCTCTCCGCGAAGATTGGACTGGACTCCTCAGCCACTGCCTTACCATGATGATTCATCCGCCTAAATAATAAACAACTGCTTCGATCCACTCGGGGTCGCTGCTTCTTTTGAGAGTGCTAGAAGCAGAGGATCGGAGGGATGTTGATGACCAGAGGAACTGCTGCTATATCTGCTTTCGTCTCCTCCAGATTCCCAGTTGCCCCTACGGTCGTCACACAGCAGCGGCTCTTCTCAACTCTCCGTCTGCCTTGTTCTTTTCGCCACTTCGGTGTTCGGAGAAGGTTTGGACTCCGGGGGTCCACCATGGACTCTAGAACGGTGATCAGAGCGTCGGCTCAGAGGCTGCAGAATGTCGATGACCTCATCGATTCTGTGCAGACCTTCATCTTGGATTGCGATGGTGATATCACAACCGTTTCTTTCCCTTTGAAATATTGGCTCTGCAAAGttcgttttttattttattttatcttctttCATGTGTGCGCCTTTCAGGAGTTATATGGAAGGGCGATAAATTGATCGATGGAGTGCCCGAGACACTTGACATGCTAAGATCCAAGGTAAGACCCCTTTCGTCTTAACCACGGTTTATGCTACATGTACGCGTAGAGAAGTATATTGAGTGTTGGGTCCTGAATAGATTAGTATGCGTTGGTTTGTCTCATTCAGGGCAAAAGATTGGTTTTTGTGACTAACAACTCTACCAAATCAAGGAAGCAGTACGGGAAAAAGTTCGAAACTCTTGGTCTGAGCGTTAGTGAGGTGTGTTAATTATTATCCATCTTGTCTGAACTTTTTAGTACAAAGTATTCTTTGAGCATTTATGTGATCGTGATTAAATTCATATAGGAGGAGATCTTTGCATCATCTTTTGCGGCAGCTGCCTACCTGAAGTCCATTGACTTCCCCAGGGACAAGAAGGTTTGAACATTTTTTTAATGCATTGTGCTTTGTTGCAATCATGCTGATATACTTGTCCTAGGCGCAACATCTTTTTTAGGTTCATGGAGGAGTAATAATCATGAAGcaccaatttttttttgttaaaaatatgCAACTTATCTAACAGTACCTCATCTTGTTGCCAATTGTTGTTTCACTCATTTTTCATCTTGAAGTCCTGTAATATACCTAGATATCTGAGCTGCCACAATTTAGGTGTACTATTTTTTCAGAATTATTTGGTGACAAACTGGTATGCTCTTACTCATGCAAAATGGTATATTTACTAATGCTGTTGAGGTGGGCTACATATTATAGAGATATATTTGGAAATCAGCTTTCTAACATGCATAATAGAACAAAATCAATCCATTTTTTGGCAAACTGATATATGTTGTAAATTTGCATCTTCAAGACATATTTCCACCATGGCACCATCACTTACACCCATATGGACTTTCTTCATAAACTTTCCTGAAAGTCTTGTTCGTTAATATGACTTCAATTTGTCTTTTTTTTTGTCTAAGAACTTATTCCTGCATAATCATTGAGTtagataaatattaaattttgaaaagcctATGTAGATTCACTTGGTCTTTACTGGCTCACTGTCCCATGCTTCATTATTTAGGCtctgtttacttgggagagtggaaagcaaaattaaggaaaagtttccacggtggaaaagtttccgtcgtttacttcattaaaattttccgaaggaaaagtaacgcaatccatcagcggataattttggagccaaaatcgatcacctcaaaatcggacggaaaacaacggatggaaaaaaaaatgacgcatatatcccttttgcattcacaaaattacaccatataccaaaaaaaaatgacgcatgtagcctttttaactcacaaaattacactatgtaccaaaaaaatgacgcatgcacctttttttatttacaaaattacatcataagtattcaccttcctctatcaaggtaaacaagtgtgcaaaggaaaagctttcttcaccctttcttttctcttcctccaaagataactttctatcgttgattcctttcctttcctcatccacactctagAGTAAACATAGCATTAGTACCGCATATTGGCTGTCCACTCCATCCCAAATAATTTTGCCACTTGACAGTTAAACACAAGCTGCATATTAATATGAATTGGTAGAATGACCAACAAGGGAACAAAATGATATTTCTTACAATGTCGGATCAATGCCAAAACCTAGAAGCATGAGAGCTGTTATTCAATTTAGTATATAATATTGTCATCCTGCTTGTACCAATACACACCTCCGCCAAGAATCTAATCCTATCATATACACCCATGAAGAGAAGCTATGAAAATTCTCTATCAACCGAGACTGCTGCTATGTTGCATAATAGAGAATTCCCTTCTGCTAATAATGCAGCATGGTTGCCAAAATTGATCAATAATGATATAGATATCTAAAGGGCTGATTTGATCTTTCCTGAGAAATCAGTTATCTCACATAGATCACAAGATGTTTAAAAAACTTGGGATTCAACTAAATTAGCCCAAACAAGGAGGTAGATTTACTAAAAACATGGAAGGAaacaattaaaatttgaaaaaattaagagaagatgGATTTAGTGATCGTTTTGTCAATCAGTTTGAATCCTAGCAAACATGCATGGAGGGTAAGAGAGTTTTGTTGCtctcttaaaattaaacttaaattttgtaGGCTCACAACTGTTCGAGATTGTTACTAGATCAAGCATTTAACCTTAGCATTGTTCATAAACAACCACTAGCTAGACTAAGTGTTTCATCTCCCCTCTTTTAATTGAGAGAAACTACTATTAATTGATTCCTATAAACTCGATTCAGATGTGATTTAGATCTCCACAATCCCTATAATATGAAAGACTAAATAATTATCTAATTTATCAAATAATgtttaataatataatattattggaTCAAATACCAATATTGATTTGGGAAATCATGCAATGTAGTGAAGAAAGAAGATATCTAGGCTAACAATATGATGTCGAGAAAAGGATCTATTCAAGTTTAATTAAAATGGTATCTATAAGACGTGGGATGGTTGTCGATTTGTTAGGCACCTAGTTCAAGGGAATGGATGCTATGCTAAGCTATCTAATGCACATGATTAATTTGTTCTGTGGTTTCTCAAATTTTAGCTTAAGCGTGTTAACCAAAAGATGGATATTAGACTTAAATGTCTTGTGAAATTCTAGGTATATGTAATAGGAGAGGATGGGATTCTCAAGGAGCTAGAACTTGCTGGATTTCAGTATCTCGGCGGTCCGGTATGCTCAAGTTTTATGTGATTGTTTGACATAATTTTTAATGGAGAAGGAAAAACAAAAGCTAATGGATGAAttgctgttttttttttcatctttctTGTCATTTAAAGGttcatgtattgatgattatgaTAACAAATTTTGATTATAACATAAGAATACACACTGCTAACTATGATCCTTAAAGTTTGTGTTCTAGGAAATGTTTATATAGCTCAAGGTGTCAAAATAGAGCAAATGAACATTGAATACTTAGACAACATCTTAGACTCGAGATAAGTCAATTGACATAAAGTTGTTTCAAAGAAATTAAGAGAATGCCTTTATATTGACCCGTGAAATATCAAATATCTACTTTAATATTGTGAAATCAAATCGATGTGGAATTCAAGGATCTTTTCCACATCCAATTTGAACCACCAGGTAGGGATGCAAAATTAGGAAAATTGACCAGGCTCTAACAACCGCACTTCATGAATGAATAGCTATGCAAGTTTGGGTGGTTGTTACTAACTCTAGACGCTTACACTTACTGATAAGCCAAGCAGATGAACTCTTTACCTTTGGATTCTTTTACATCACCTAGGGTAGGAATGAAGGAACATGGTCCTTAAGATCCCAGAAATATGATGCCTTGCACACCTCTATGAGAAAAAAAATCTAGGGTATGTGTGTGTGTAGAGAGCCACTACTACAACAGTCCAATGGATGGCTCCCACCACAGACCATCTGATGAGTCACTGTTCCGATGGTAAAATGACGTGCCAAGATTTTGTGCTTCAATTGTGATAAACCATTATGACATGACCTTAATTGCAAGCAGTTGCTTATGCAGATAGAATAAGTAACCTCTGTTAATTGCATTCATGGTGTTCCTGAGTGTTAGATTATTTATTAATAATCTATTATGACCCATGTAGATTATAGAATTGACTTTAATGTAAAAGAGCCTAATGTGATGATTGTTTGCCAAAAAGGTAATTAAAGTCATGGGTTCTATTTTATATAGAATCCCTCTTCTCTCTCTTTTACAAAGGTAGCTTTATCCAATATTAGAGTTATCCAGAAATGGGTCATTAGTGATTGggagttataaaaaaaaaaatttaaataactcCCCAGAGAAGTTTACTTTTGAAACCGTGGGATAACTTCCATGGATAAGATATATAAAGGTTATATCTTTCATCATCAAAGAGATTCAGAAAAGCAAAGAGagagaggagaaaaagaagaagcaagtTCTGTATAacaagaattttttatattatggATCCTGGTACGTTTTCCTCAATTGTAGACATTTAAGTATTTGTAAAAATCATTGTATCCAAGTTCCTTTTCCGCATGTTAAAGTTTCCAAtaatggtattagagccaagttaGGGATATTTATGATTTTGCATGAATTAATTTCGGTTTATGAATTGTTGTTGTTTAGGAATTCTATTTAGGAATTCCATATATGGTTTATGAATTGTTGTTGTTTAGGAATTCCATATACAGTCAAGGTTTA from Zingiber officinale cultivar Zhangliang chromosome 4B, Zo_v1.1, whole genome shotgun sequence includes:
- the LOC121975089 gene encoding phosphoglycolate phosphatase 1A, chloroplastic-like isoform X1 → MLMTRGTAAISAFVSSRFPVAPTVVTQQRLFSTLRLPCSFRHFGVRRRFGLRGSTMDSRTVIRASAQRLQNVDDLIDSVQTFILDCDGVIWKGDKLIDGVPETLDMLRSKGKRLVFVTNNSTKSRKQYGKKFETLGLSVSEEEIFASSFAAAAYLKSIDFPRDKKVYVIGEDGILKELELAGFQYLGGPEDGDKKIELKPGFLMEHDKNVGAVVVGFDRYFNYYKVQYGTLCIRENPGCLFIATNRDAVTHLTDAQEWAGGGSMVGAIYGSTQREPLVVGKPSTFMMDYLSDKFGILKSQICMVGDRLDTDILFGQNGGCKTLLVLSGVTTLQMLQSPNNSVQPDFYTNKISDFITLKAAAV